The Acidimicrobiales bacterium DNA segment TCGACCCCCTCGCGATGCGAGGCCAGAAGCATCTCGGCCAACAGCCACGGGTCGACGAGTCCGTCCGGCGTGCGATCATCGAGCCGGGCGCCCTGGAGATACAGCGTCCGCACGCCGAGGTCGGCCATCTCGGGCAGATCGGCAGCGGTCACCGTCGGTGGGTTGTAGGCCGGGTCGAAGTCGAACACGTCGACCCAGGTGCCGTAACCCCGGTACGGGTCGATCGTGCGAGCCGGCGCGGTGTCGAGCTGCAGCGACGGATCCACCATGGCGAGCGCGGCCGGCGCGGTGACGACCACGACCGGATCGGGGTCCTCGACGAAGCTGTCGGCGACGTACACGCCGCCGCCGACGACGAACGCCGCGACCACCACGAACGCGCCGAGCCACCACAGACGGATCCGGGTGGCGGGCGAGAGGGAGGGCATCGGACGCCGATCGTAGGGGGAATCCGCGCGCCGACCGCGTTTGCGATCCTGCCGGGACCTGGCATCCTGTCACCAGGCGATTCGCTCGGTCTTTCGCCGAGCATCCCGATCTGTGAGGACCCCTCTTGAGCTACAAGCCTGGTGACCGCGTTGTGTACCCCCATCACGGGGCGGCGGTGATCGAGAAGAAGGAAAAGCGCACCGTGTTCGGCGAAGAGAAGGAGTATCTCGTCCTGCGCATGGCTCACGGCGAGATGACCCTCGCCGTCCCGGTCGACAAGGCCGAGGAAGTCGGCATGCGCTGGCCCATATCCACCGAGGACGTCGAGGACCTCTTCGAGGTCCTGGCCAAGCGCGACGTGCGCGAGCCGGCCAACTGGTCGCGGCGCTTCAAGAACCATCAGGAGAAGCTGAAGTCGGGCGACGTCTACCAGGTCGCCGAGGTCGTGCGGAACCTGGCGCTTCGTGATCAGGCCAAGGGCCTTTCGGCCGGCGAGAAGTCGCTCTACACGAAGGCCCGCAACGTGCTGGTCTCCGAACTCGCCTTCGCCCTCGACGTCGAAGAAGACGATGCGATGGCCAAGGTCGACGGCGCCCTCGTCTGAGAAGCTAGGGAGCGCCGTCGAGGCGCTTCTTCATCTCACTGGCCATGTTGTCGCCGATGCCGGCGAACGCCACCTGAAGCCCGCGATCGAGCAGGCGGGCGGGACCCTTCATGAGCACCTCGAGATCGAGCGTGATGCTCGATCCCCCGTCGCGCTCGACGATCTCGATCACGTCGCGGCCCTTCACCTTGCCGGCCGTCTCGAACACGATCCGCGACGGCGGGTCGAGCTCGTCGGCTGGGTCGAAGGAGACCGTGTAGGTCGCGTCGATCGCCTTGCCGTAGAAACCGACGGTCACGTCGAAATGATCGCCGGCGGCGACCACGCGACGCACCGACGGGTCCCACTCCACTCGGTTCATCGGGTCGCGCAGGTAGGCGAACGCCTGCTCGGGCGTCGCGACCACGTTGATCGTCGCGGTGTAGCTGGCCATTCCACGAGAGTCACCGAAGCCAAGCGCCCCAACAAGGGTCGCGCGACCTATTTCGCGCTGCCACCATGTTGGAGGAACGGGGGACTGTCCGCCGGACTCCGCTACCACGAGCAGCCGTACTGGTGCCCGGACCGGCGTTGCACACCGACGACCCGACCCGACCGTCGCTCGGCGCCATCAATGCTTCTGCTGGCCTCGTCAGCTCGCGTGATGAGCTCCGCTGGCCCGAGTCGACGGCGGCTCCTCGCGTTCTCCACCGCCCGGGGTCGGCATAGCTCGACCGTGATCCTCCGGTCGACGGCGGCACCCTGCGTTGCGAGACGCTGGCCCAAGTCGAAGCGGGGCGGCGACGGTCATGAGCCGTTACTTGCGCCACCTGCGGCGAAGGCGAGACACCGCTCGAA contains these protein-coding regions:
- a CDS encoding CarD family transcriptional regulator, translated to MSYKPGDRVVYPHHGAAVIEKKEKRTVFGEEKEYLVLRMAHGEMTLAVPVDKAEEVGMRWPISTEDVEDLFEVLAKRDVREPANWSRRFKNHQEKLKSGDVYQVAEVVRNLALRDQAKGLSAGEKSLYTKARNVLVSELAFALDVEEDDAMAKVDGALV
- a CDS encoding SRPBCC family protein — encoded protein: MASYTATINVVATPEQAFAYLRDPMNRVEWDPSVRRVVAAGDHFDVTVGFYGKAIDATYTVSFDPADELDPPSRIVFETAGKVKGRDVIEIVERDGGSSITLDLEVLMKGPARLLDRGLQVAFAGIGDNMASEMKKRLDGAP